The following proteins are encoded in a genomic region of Thermococcus pacificus:
- a CDS encoding translation initiation factor IF-2 subunit beta codes for MSEKKVDFYDFEGLLDKAYEELPENVKHHASRFEVPPAQVTIAGNRTIIENFVDIAEAMNRDPSHLLKFILREVATAGTLEGRRVILQGRFTPYLIANKMKKYLKEFVICPVCGSPDTKIIKKGRFHFLKCEACGAETPIQHI; via the coding sequence ATGAGCGAGAAGAAGGTTGACTTTTACGATTTCGAAGGACTCCTCGATAAGGCTTACGAGGAACTCCCGGAGAACGTCAAGCATCACGCTTCACGTTTTGAGGTCCCGCCAGCCCAGGTTACGATAGCTGGAAACAGGACAATCATAGAGAACTTCGTGGACATAGCCGAGGCTATGAACCGCGACCCGAGCCACCTGCTCAAGTTCATCCTGCGTGAGGTGGCAACGGCTGGAACGCTCGAGGGGAGGCGCGTCATACTTCAGGGACGCTTTACGCCCTACCTCATAGCCAACAAGATGAAGAAGTACCTCAAGGAGTTCGTCATCTGCCCTGTCTGCGGAAGTCCCGACACCAAGATCATCAAGAAGGGCCGCTTCCACTTCCTCAAGTGTGAGGCCTGTGGAGCCGAAACTCCGATACAGCACATCTGA
- a CDS encoding metallophosphoesterase: MLIGIMSDTHDNLPAIRKAVDLFNRENVELVIHAGDFVAPFVAWELKKLDAPLKGVFGNNDGERKGLYEALGIYDELIELEADGMKIAVTHGTNEVLVRALARSNLYDVVVVGHTHRYEIREEGRTILVNPGEVCGYVTGVKSVALLDTRKREVRIVNLDTGELLGAMSL, from the coding sequence ATGCTGATAGGGATAATGAGCGACACTCACGACAACCTCCCCGCGATAAGGAAAGCTGTCGACCTCTTTAACCGGGAAAACGTTGAACTGGTCATCCACGCCGGCGACTTCGTAGCCCCTTTCGTCGCATGGGAGCTTAAGAAACTCGATGCACCGCTCAAGGGGGTTTTCGGCAACAACGACGGTGAGAGAAAGGGCCTCTACGAGGCTCTTGGCATATACGACGAGCTTATTGAGCTCGAGGCGGATGGCATGAAGATCGCGGTGACCCACGGGACGAACGAGGTTCTCGTCAGGGCTTTGGCCCGGAGCAATCTCTACGACGTCGTTGTCGTCGGCCACACCCACCGCTACGAGATACGCGAGGAGGGCAGGACCATACTCGTCAACCCCGGAGAGGTCTGCGGCTACGTTACGGGTGTGAAGAGCGTTGCCCTCCTTGACACCAGGAAGAGAGAAGTGAGGATAGTGAACCTCGACACCGGGGAGTTGCTCGGGGCAATGAGCCTCTGA
- the rtcA gene encoding RNA 3'-terminal phosphate cyclase gives MGWVEIDGSYGEGGGQILRTAVALSVITGKAVRIYNIRANRPNSGLKPQHLHGILALKELSGARVKGAQVGSTELEFIPGEAKPKHVRVPISTAGSITLVLQALLPAMAFVGGSFEVTGGTDVPWSPPVDYLKHVTLFALGKMGLRVELEIRRRGHYPKGGGVVAGRVEPWEEKRPLVALEWEKVERFAGISHATNLPAHVAERQAKAARERIGELYNVPVEIETEVSRSLGPGSGIVVWAETDMLRLGGDALGKRGKPAEVVGREAADELLDQLKTRAAVDKFLGDQLIPFLAFAGGEIGVAEITNHLVTNVWVVEKFLGKVFEVEGEVGGPGVVRVVREVEV, from the coding sequence ATGGGGTGGGTTGAGATAGACGGTTCCTACGGCGAAGGTGGCGGACAGATACTTAGGACCGCCGTGGCCCTCTCGGTTATAACCGGAAAAGCCGTGAGGATATACAACATTCGTGCCAACAGACCAAATTCGGGCCTTAAGCCCCAGCACCTCCACGGAATCCTTGCCTTGAAGGAGCTGAGCGGCGCGAGGGTTAAGGGCGCTCAGGTTGGCTCGACCGAGCTCGAGTTCATCCCCGGGGAAGCAAAGCCAAAGCACGTGCGCGTCCCAATAAGCACCGCCGGCAGTATAACGCTCGTTCTCCAGGCTTTGCTTCCGGCCATGGCCTTCGTCGGCGGGAGCTTTGAGGTAACCGGTGGAACCGACGTCCCCTGGAGTCCGCCCGTGGACTACCTCAAGCACGTTACCCTCTTTGCGCTCGGCAAGATGGGACTGAGGGTTGAACTCGAAATCAGGAGGAGGGGCCACTACCCAAAAGGCGGTGGAGTTGTTGCTGGCAGGGTTGAGCCCTGGGAAGAGAAAAGGCCGTTGGTGGCGTTGGAATGGGAGAAGGTAGAACGTTTCGCCGGAATAAGCCACGCAACAAACCTGCCGGCCCACGTTGCTGAGAGGCAGGCAAAGGCCGCAAGGGAGAGAATTGGGGAGCTCTACAACGTTCCGGTGGAGATAGAGACTGAAGTGAGCCGTTCACTCGGCCCGGGGAGCGGGATAGTGGTCTGGGCCGAAACGGACATGCTCAGGCTCGGCGGTGATGCCCTTGGGAAGCGAGGCAAACCCGCTGAAGTCGTCGGCAGGGAGGCGGCAGACGAACTCCTCGACCAGCTGAAGACCCGGGCGGCAGTTGATAAGTTCCTTGGCGACCAGCTGATACCGTTCTTGGCCTTCGCCGGCGGGGAAATAGGAGTTGCGGAGATAACCAACCATCTCGTTACCAACGTCTGGGTTGTCGAGAAGTTCCTCGGGAAGGTCTTCGAGGTTGAGGGAGAGGTTGGAGGGCCGGGGGTGGTTAGAGTGGTAAGGGAGGTGGAGGTCTGA
- a CDS encoding HEPN domain-containing protein, whose protein sequence is MAIPEEVFRHLELAEEELSSAKILLQNSKLRDAISRAYYSMFHAAKALLLVKGLNPRKHSGVIRMFGLHFVDEGFVERIYAKYLTSAFSLRSKADYDVYYEPTEEKAQALSEFLRTLRERFGDSIEEVILFGSYVRGDYDEESDIDVLIVGEVDFDELMEIVTDILLKHGELVSPIVIKPEEFKRRKDSFIRTVLEEGKPLYSSTSTP, encoded by the coding sequence ATGGCTATTCCAGAAGAGGTTTTCAGACACCTTGAACTCGCAGAGGAGGAGCTGTCCTCGGCCAAAATCCTTCTCCAGAACAGTAAGCTCAGGGACGCGATTAGTCGCGCCTATTATTCCATGTTTCACGCGGCGAAGGCCCTGCTCCTGGTGAAGGGTTTAAATCCCCGCAAACATTCCGGCGTGATTAGGATGTTTGGCCTCCATTTTGTAGACGAAGGGTTTGTCGAGAGGATTTATGCCAAGTACCTGACCTCTGCTTTCTCCCTCCGTTCTAAGGCAGATTATGATGTCTATTATGAACCAACCGAAGAAAAGGCCCAAGCTCTCAGTGAGTTCCTGAGAACCCTGCGAGAGCGCTTTGGTGACTCAATAGAGGAGGTTATTCTCTTCGGCTCATACGTGAGGGGCGACTACGACGAAGAGAGCGACATTGATGTGCTCATAGTGGGGGAGGTTGATTTCGACGAGCTTATGGAGATTGTAACCGATATTCTCCTCAAACACGGCGAGCTGGTAAGTCCCATCGTCATCAAGCCCGAGGAGTTCAAAAGGAGAAAGGACAGCTTCATAAGGACGGTTTTGGAAGAAGGAAAACCCCTCTACTCCTCCACCTCGACCCCATAA
- a CDS encoding TatD family hydrolase yields the protein MIIWDDHFHVDPYHGLFLEAVKEFHRAGGTHLVVVYKTAHDYGFPGLKAEDFIKAMDFHIELVEKINKETPVKAYAVVGVHPAEFDYLAREKGLEYAKSEVMKALEYAQKLCLEGKAIGIGEIGRPHYEVPPEIWEASIELMKYGMALAKEADCAVQLHTESFDEAKFRELGEYVKEVGIKPYKVVKHFSPPLVKVAEEVGVFPSIISSRKNIKAAIEQGNRFMMETDYIDDKRRPGAVLGPKTVPKRTKAFLQNGIFTEEDVYNIHVENPRKVYGVEVEE from the coding sequence ATGATAATCTGGGACGACCACTTCCACGTTGACCCCTACCACGGACTCTTCCTTGAGGCTGTGAAGGAGTTCCACCGTGCCGGAGGGACGCATCTCGTCGTTGTTTACAAGACGGCCCATGACTACGGCTTTCCGGGCCTCAAAGCGGAGGACTTCATCAAAGCGATGGACTTCCACATTGAGCTTGTTGAAAAAATCAACAAGGAGACGCCGGTGAAGGCTTATGCAGTCGTTGGCGTCCACCCGGCAGAGTTTGATTACCTGGCGAGGGAGAAGGGCCTCGAATACGCGAAGAGTGAAGTTATGAAGGCTTTGGAATACGCCCAAAAACTGTGCCTTGAGGGTAAGGCGATAGGAATAGGTGAGATAGGCAGACCCCACTACGAGGTTCCTCCTGAAATCTGGGAGGCGAGCATAGAGCTGATGAAGTACGGAATGGCGCTGGCGAAGGAGGCCGACTGCGCGGTTCAGCTGCACACGGAGAGTTTCGACGAGGCAAAATTCAGGGAGCTGGGAGAGTACGTCAAGGAAGTCGGAATAAAGCCTTACAAGGTCGTCAAGCACTTCTCGCCACCGCTGGTGAAGGTGGCTGAAGAAGTCGGCGTCTTCCCGAGCATAATATCCAGCAGGAAGAACATAAAAGCCGCAATAGAGCAGGGAAACAGGTTCATGATGGAAACCGACTACATAGACGACAAACGCCGTCCGGGTGCGGTTTTAGGGCCAAAGACCGTGCCGAAGAGGACAAAGGCCTTCCTCCAGAACGGCATCTTCACCGAGGAGGATGTTTACAATATTCATGTGGAAAATCCGAGGAAGGTTTATGGGGTCGAGGTGGAGGAGTAG
- the pbp11 gene encoding tRNA-binding protein Pbp11 gives MGFLNRVFRRAKDDNPLEIVSREPVGKFRVSKTLRVMGRQVLIGEVLEGVVYPAYKVKAGRKVAIIYRIEKGHREVEFAAPGDMVALILEGEVEVGKNDEIEVYQS, from the coding sequence ATGGGGTTCCTGAACAGGGTATTCAGGAGAGCCAAAGACGACAATCCCCTAGAAATAGTCTCCAGAGAGCCAGTGGGAAAGTTTAGGGTAAGCAAAACCCTCCGGGTCATGGGCAGACAGGTTCTCATCGGCGAGGTTCTTGAGGGGGTTGTTTACCCCGCTTACAAGGTCAAAGCGGGTAGGAAAGTTGCCATCATCTACCGCATCGAGAAGGGGCACAGGGAGGTCGAGTTTGCCGCCCCCGGTGACATGGTGGCACTCATCCTCGAAGGAGAAGTAGAGGTGGGGAAAAACGATGAAATCGAAGTCTATCAGTCGTGA
- a CDS encoding DUF257 family protein yields the protein MSLSELFNLLDGAKFGSTVIVENRAPLGAEALLAILLRYTREREIPVFVDDILDAFPLYVKHLNLMGINPDLSSVRVLKMGGNETVGNVVNRGRFDMDPTVYISHYEKLFSSAAPKGEFIDIVLGIDRLFVFQDNLSGTWAILRAMKPIVTNRKRTAFYILESAIMENLRMKPLPVLEDLATSVFELKQEGRMLTVDIRKDPSMFRTKIDTIKLDLREVFSE from the coding sequence ATGAGCCTTTCCGAGCTTTTTAACCTCCTCGACGGGGCGAAGTTCGGCAGTACTGTCATCGTGGAAAACCGCGCTCCCCTGGGTGCGGAGGCACTCTTGGCAATCCTCCTCAGGTACACCCGCGAGAGGGAAATTCCAGTCTTTGTTGACGACATCCTTGACGCATTCCCCCTCTACGTCAAGCACCTTAATCTCATGGGGATAAACCCCGACCTCTCAAGCGTCAGGGTTCTCAAGATGGGTGGGAATGAAACCGTTGGAAACGTGGTCAACAGGGGACGCTTTGATATGGACCCTACTGTGTATATAAGCCACTATGAGAAGCTCTTCTCCTCAGCGGCTCCGAAAGGAGAATTCATTGACATCGTACTTGGCATTGACAGGCTCTTCGTTTTCCAGGACAACCTATCGGGAACTTGGGCCATCCTGCGCGCCATGAAGCCCATCGTCACCAACAGGAAGAGAACCGCGTTCTACATACTGGAGTCCGCGATAATGGAAAACCTCAGAATGAAACCCCTTCCAGTTCTCGAAGACCTAGCTACTTCGGTGTTTGAACTGAAGCAGGAAGGACGCATGCTAACCGTAGACATCAGGAAGGATCCCTCGATGTTCAGAACGAAAATTGATACCATAAAGCTTGATCTGAGGGAAGTTTTCTCTGAGTAG
- a CDS encoding DUF257 family protein produces the protein MDTSVLKIIESVKPGEIALLEYLPSYIPELTLLKLMEYSEEMKIPLIIDDNFDTLPVIAAHIENLGIKVDFSGVYVIKTGGRIDVGNVVARVPFHPDPRVYIKNYEKEASKVLEDVEDSINLVLGLENFLKTLSSPSDIYLVIWILQRFLGNTRRRAFYLLNKKILDSLSPIISSEMKRVASTVVEMVPYPTGAILRFVKSTNVDLFGEELKVDIVDIGGEL, from the coding sequence GTGGACACGAGCGTCCTCAAAATAATCGAGAGCGTTAAGCCTGGCGAGATAGCCCTTCTTGAGTACCTGCCTTCGTACATCCCGGAGCTCACGCTCTTGAAGCTTATGGAATACTCGGAGGAGATGAAAATACCCCTCATAATAGACGACAACTTCGACACTCTACCTGTCATAGCGGCCCACATAGAAAACCTCGGGATCAAAGTGGACTTCAGCGGGGTCTACGTCATAAAGACCGGCGGCAGAATAGATGTGGGCAACGTTGTGGCGAGGGTCCCCTTCCACCCTGACCCCAGGGTTTACATAAAAAACTACGAGAAAGAGGCCAGCAAGGTCCTCGAAGATGTCGAGGATTCAATAAACCTGGTCCTCGGCCTCGAAAACTTCCTCAAAACCCTTTCAAGCCCATCAGATATTTACCTGGTCATTTGGATTCTTCAGAGGTTCCTGGGAAATACCAGGAGGAGGGCGTTCTACCTGCTCAACAAGAAAATACTAGACTCCCTCAGCCCAATTATTTCCAGCGAGATGAAAAGGGTAGCCAGCACGGTTGTCGAGATGGTTCCATATCCTACAGGTGCAATACTCCGCTTTGTCAAGAGCACCAACGTGGATCTATTCGGGGAGGAGTTAAAAGTTGATATAGTCGATATAGGTGGTGAACTATGA
- the nuoE gene encoding NADH-quinone oxidoreductase subunit NuoE, producing the protein MEADLDYIRSYPPEPSSLIPLLQRTQERFGYLPREALEEIASYLGIPLSRVYGVATFYAQFRFEPLGKYVVKICHGTACHVNGAVNISQAIREELGIEEGQTTEDGLVTLERVACLGCCSLAPVLMVNEKVFGKLTPEKVRKLIRKLREGKLDV; encoded by the coding sequence ATGGAAGCAGATCTCGATTACATACGCTCTTATCCACCCGAGCCGAGCTCTCTCATTCCACTTCTCCAGAGGACGCAGGAGCGCTTCGGCTACCTTCCCAGAGAGGCGCTTGAGGAGATCGCCAGCTACCTGGGAATCCCGCTCAGTAGGGTCTACGGTGTGGCCACCTTCTACGCCCAGTTCCGCTTTGAGCCCCTCGGGAAGTACGTCGTCAAAATCTGCCACGGCACTGCCTGTCACGTCAACGGGGCAGTCAACATCTCCCAGGCCATAAGGGAAGAGCTTGGCATAGAGGAGGGACAGACAACGGAAGACGGCCTCGTAACACTTGAGCGCGTCGCCTGCCTCGGCTGCTGCAGCCTGGCACCGGTCCTCATGGTGAACGAGAAGGTCTTCGGCAAGCTGACACCAGAGAAGGTGAGGAAGCTCATCAGAAAGCTCCGGGAGGGGAAGCTCGATGTCTGA
- the nuoF gene encoding NADH-quinone oxidoreductase subunit NuoF, whose translation MSEIKAIAVGMNSCGIAAGAKETYEALKRELEERGLDVKLKIVGCVGMCYREPLVDIITDDEIITYGHVDPKKVPRIIEEHVINGKPIKEWIVKRDWWENGERKTWDVDGYFAKQKKIVLENSGYIDPENIDEYIAAGGYEALKKALQMEPEEIIDVIIKSGLRGRGGAGFPTGMKWKFTRQAPGDEKYIVCNADEGDPGAFMDRNVLEGDPHRVIEGMIIGAYAIGATKGFIYVRAEYPLAIRRLKIALKQARERGFLGENILGSGFSFDIAIKEGAGAFVCGEETALIASIEGKRGMPRPRPPYPAQKGLWGKPTNINNVETWANVPWIIKHGWQAYASLGTEKSKGTKVFALSGKIKHGGNVEVPMGITLREILYEIGGGTKTGKRIKAVQLGGPSGGCIPEELFDTPVDYESVNATGAIMGSGGMVVMDEDTCMVDVAKFFLDFTVKESCGKCTFCRLGTKRMWEILDKFTRGEATLEDLEKLEKLAYQVKAGSLCGLGQTAPNPVLTTLRYFRDEYLAHIEGKCPAKVCKPLIRYVIIADKCTGCTACAIFCPAKVISGERLKPHSIDQEACIKCGTCYEVCRFNAIEILTGRDE comes from the coding sequence ATGTCTGAGATAAAGGCCATAGCGGTTGGCATGAACTCCTGCGGGATAGCAGCGGGTGCGAAGGAGACCTACGAGGCCTTAAAGCGCGAGCTCGAGGAGAGGGGCCTTGACGTAAAGCTCAAGATAGTCGGCTGCGTCGGCATGTGCTACCGCGAGCCGCTCGTGGACATCATCACCGACGATGAGATCATCACATACGGCCACGTTGACCCCAAGAAGGTTCCGAGGATTATAGAGGAGCACGTCATCAACGGAAAGCCCATTAAGGAGTGGATAGTCAAGCGCGACTGGTGGGAGAACGGAGAGAGGAAGACGTGGGACGTGGACGGCTATTTCGCCAAGCAAAAGAAGATAGTTCTTGAAAACTCGGGCTACATCGACCCGGAGAACATAGACGAGTATATAGCTGCTGGCGGCTACGAGGCCCTTAAGAAGGCCCTCCAGATGGAGCCTGAGGAGATAATAGACGTCATCATCAAGTCCGGCCTCAGGGGGAGGGGTGGTGCCGGCTTCCCCACCGGCATGAAGTGGAAGTTCACCCGCCAGGCCCCAGGGGACGAGAAGTACATCGTCTGCAACGCCGACGAAGGCGACCCCGGTGCCTTCATGGACAGGAACGTGCTTGAAGGCGACCCGCACCGCGTCATAGAGGGCATGATAATCGGTGCCTACGCGATTGGAGCTACTAAGGGCTTCATCTACGTGAGAGCGGAGTACCCGCTCGCGATAAGACGCCTTAAAATAGCCCTGAAGCAGGCGCGCGAGAGGGGCTTCCTCGGGGAGAACATCCTTGGAAGCGGATTCTCCTTCGACATCGCCATCAAAGAAGGGGCGGGAGCCTTCGTCTGCGGCGAGGAGACGGCCTTAATAGCGTCCATCGAGGGGAAGAGGGGAATGCCGAGGCCGAGGCCGCCGTATCCGGCTCAAAAGGGCCTCTGGGGCAAGCCGACCAACATAAACAACGTCGAGACCTGGGCCAACGTGCCGTGGATAATCAAGCACGGCTGGCAGGCCTACGCTTCCCTCGGGACCGAGAAGAGCAAGGGCACCAAGGTCTTCGCCCTCTCGGGTAAAATAAAGCACGGCGGCAACGTGGAGGTGCCAATGGGCATAACGCTCCGCGAGATACTCTACGAGATAGGCGGGGGCACTAAGACGGGCAAGAGGATCAAGGCGGTTCAGCTCGGCGGCCCCTCGGGCGGCTGCATCCCGGAAGAGCTCTTCGACACGCCCGTTGACTACGAGAGCGTCAACGCCACCGGAGCGATAATGGGGAGCGGCGGAATGGTCGTCATGGACGAGGACACCTGTATGGTCGATGTGGCGAAGTTCTTCCTCGACTTTACTGTGAAGGAGTCCTGCGGCAAGTGCACCTTCTGCAGGCTGGGGACGAAGAGGATGTGGGAGATCCTGGACAAGTTCACGAGGGGCGAAGCCACCTTAGAAGACCTTGAGAAGCTCGAAAAACTGGCCTATCAGGTCAAGGCGGGCTCGCTCTGCGGCCTTGGCCAGACCGCTCCAAATCCGGTCCTAACGACGCTCCGCTACTTCAGGGATGAATACTTAGCGCACATCGAAGGGAAATGCCCAGCCAAGGTCTGCAAGCCGCTCATAAGGTACGTCATCATTGCCGACAAGTGCACCGGCTGTACGGCGTGTGCGATATTCTGCCCTGCCAAGGTCATAAGCGGCGAGAGGCTCAAGCCCCACTCCATAGACCAGGAAGCCTGCATCAAGTGCGGAACCTGCTACGAGGTGTGCCGGTTCAACGCGATTGAAATCCTCACCGGGAGGGATGAGTGA
- a CDS encoding NAD(P)-binding protein: MVKITLNGKEIDVPAEKPLIEFLREIGEHVPGFCYTEELEPYGSCRLCLVSTPRGVTTSCTLKPMEGLSVETLSDEVVSMRKTALELILSDHYGDCIGPCQNGCPAHSDVQGYLALIAMGKYHEAVKLMKEKYILPAVLGRVCPAFCEEACRRNLVEEPLAIRQLKRFAADYDLEHGPWMPEIPPSTGKRVAVVGGGPAGLACAYYLRTMGHEVTIIEAMPELGGMMRYGIPPYRLPRDVLDKDIATVINTGIEVKTNTALGRDVTLEELRKEYDAVFLGVGAWRSRKMGIPGEELEGVMHGIEFLRKVNTGEKVELGERVIVVGGGNTAMDVARTALRLGAKVTVVYRRSKAEMPANEREVEEAMEEGVEFLFLTNPVRILGDGKVEEVELVKMRLGEPDASGRRRPIPIEGSEFRVKADNVILAIGQYCDEEFLKSLGIEAKRGKAVVDEVTLQTNLEGVFAGGDLVLGPSTVIESIATGRRAAVMIDMYLKGKLEKAKEVLTEPEKHIEEVLADDDLYRVLFDLRPYNHWKKVTEKDYEHVERKPRVKVKLLDPERRERTFEEVEPALTEEQVLEEAKRCMSCGCMEVFRCKLREYATLYNARQDAFEGEGNRFEIDESHPWITLDNNKCVLCGQCVRFTHDVAGEGVLDYLFRGFKTRISPPLGEGLGDMEGLFLGEMIDLCPVGAITERLPFVKPGPWKTEPVKTVCNGCSFACEMNVETYDGMLVRASRAEESWNKHLCDLCRFARPWAEDLAGPLLNGKPVSWEEARRFIEEKDYTLILTPELTNEEIAFFKAFAEKKGIPIGSTVEGAISTATLDDVRKAKRVLLKADVEKYPLLKILLKGKEIVEEDYDVAILEGGEPLDVPTLILHPGVNAAGLIKAGITGIPEVEAYVVMGRTEKELPGDVLVLPAGLWAAKEGTVTNAFGMELRVGKAVEEVNRALELFSP, encoded by the coding sequence ATGGTCAAAATCACCCTTAACGGTAAGGAAATAGACGTTCCGGCGGAGAAACCGCTCATAGAGTTCCTGCGCGAGATTGGGGAACACGTTCCAGGATTCTGCTACACCGAAGAGCTCGAACCCTACGGCTCCTGCAGGCTCTGTCTCGTGAGCACTCCCAGGGGAGTTACCACCTCGTGCACCCTCAAACCAATGGAAGGGCTCTCCGTTGAGACGCTGAGCGACGAAGTTGTTTCGATGAGGAAGACTGCCCTTGAGCTCATCCTCTCCGACCACTACGGCGACTGTATCGGCCCCTGTCAGAACGGCTGTCCGGCCCACAGCGACGTGCAGGGCTACCTCGCGCTCATAGCGATGGGCAAGTACCATGAAGCCGTCAAGCTGATGAAGGAGAAGTACATTCTGCCCGCCGTTCTCGGGAGGGTCTGTCCGGCCTTCTGTGAAGAGGCCTGCAGGAGAAACCTCGTCGAGGAGCCCCTCGCTATAAGGCAGCTCAAAAGGTTTGCGGCGGACTACGACCTTGAGCACGGCCCGTGGATGCCTGAGATTCCGCCCTCGACCGGGAAGCGCGTTGCTGTCGTCGGTGGGGGCCCGGCCGGACTGGCATGTGCTTACTACCTGAGAACGATGGGCCACGAGGTTACCATAATAGAGGCGATGCCAGAGCTCGGCGGCATGATGCGCTATGGCATTCCACCCTACAGACTGCCGAGGGACGTGCTCGATAAAGACATAGCGACCGTCATCAACACCGGAATCGAGGTGAAAACTAATACCGCCCTCGGAAGGGACGTAACCCTTGAGGAGCTCCGCAAAGAGTACGACGCGGTCTTCCTCGGCGTCGGCGCGTGGAGAAGCAGGAAGATGGGGATTCCGGGCGAGGAGCTTGAGGGAGTGATGCACGGCATAGAGTTCCTCAGGAAGGTCAACACGGGCGAAAAGGTCGAGCTCGGCGAGCGCGTCATAGTCGTTGGAGGCGGGAACACGGCCATGGATGTCGCAAGGACAGCTTTGAGGCTCGGCGCAAAGGTCACCGTCGTTTACCGCCGCTCGAAGGCCGAGATGCCGGCAAACGAGAGGGAAGTGGAGGAAGCGATGGAAGAAGGCGTGGAGTTCCTCTTCCTCACCAACCCTGTCAGAATACTCGGCGACGGGAAGGTCGAGGAGGTTGAACTCGTAAAGATGCGCCTCGGCGAGCCGGACGCGAGCGGGAGGAGGAGGCCAATACCCATAGAGGGCTCGGAGTTCAGGGTTAAGGCCGACAACGTCATCCTCGCCATAGGGCAGTACTGCGACGAGGAGTTTCTCAAGAGCCTCGGCATCGAGGCAAAGCGCGGGAAGGCAGTTGTGGATGAAGTGACGCTCCAGACAAACCTTGAGGGCGTTTTCGCCGGCGGCGACCTCGTCCTCGGGCCTTCAACCGTCATCGAGAGCATAGCAACGGGAAGAAGGGCCGCGGTGATGATAGACATGTATCTTAAAGGCAAGCTCGAGAAAGCCAAAGAAGTCCTCACCGAGCCGGAGAAGCACATCGAGGAGGTTTTAGCCGATGACGACCTGTACAGGGTTCTCTTCGACCTAAGGCCCTATAACCACTGGAAGAAGGTGACGGAGAAGGACTATGAGCACGTTGAGAGGAAGCCGAGGGTTAAGGTTAAGCTCCTCGACCCTGAAAGGAGGGAGAGAACCTTCGAGGAGGTCGAGCCGGCCTTAACCGAGGAGCAGGTTCTCGAAGAGGCCAAACGCTGTATGAGCTGCGGCTGTATGGAGGTCTTCAGGTGCAAGCTGAGGGAGTACGCGACGCTCTACAACGCTAGGCAGGACGCCTTCGAGGGCGAGGGGAACAGGTTTGAAATAGACGAGAGCCACCCGTGGATTACGCTCGATAACAACAAGTGCGTCCTCTGCGGCCAGTGCGTCCGCTTCACCCACGACGTTGCCGGGGAAGGGGTTCTTGACTACCTCTTCCGCGGGTTCAAGACGAGAATCTCACCGCCGCTCGGGGAGGGCCTCGGGGACATGGAGGGCCTGTTCCTCGGCGAGATGATAGACCTCTGCCCTGTAGGAGCTATAACAGAGAGGCTCCCCTTCGTCAAGCCCGGGCCGTGGAAGACTGAGCCGGTAAAGACCGTCTGCAACGGCTGTAGCTTTGCATGCGAGATGAACGTCGAGACCTACGACGGCATGCTCGTGAGGGCTTCGAGGGCGGAAGAGAGCTGGAACAAACACCTCTGCGACCTCTGCCGCTTCGCCAGGCCTTGGGCCGAGGACTTAGCCGGGCCGCTCCTCAACGGGAAGCCGGTGTCATGGGAGGAGGCAAGGCGCTTCATAGAGGAGAAGGACTACACCCTGATACTCACTCCTGAGCTGACGAACGAGGAGATAGCCTTCTTCAAGGCCTTTGCGGAAAAGAAGGGCATTCCAATAGGCTCCACGGTGGAAGGGGCAATATCAACGGCCACGCTCGACGACGTTAGAAAAGCGAAGCGCGTCCTCCTGAAGGCCGACGTTGAGAAGTACCCCCTCCTCAAGATACTCCTGAAGGGCAAGGAAATCGTTGAAGAGGACTACGACGTTGCGATACTCGAGGGCGGAGAGCCGCTCGATGTCCCGACGCTGATACTGCATCCGGGCGTTAACGCGGCCGGTCTCATCAAAGCGGGGATAACCGGAATACCCGAGGTGGAAGCTTACGTCGTGATGGGGAGAACGGAGAAGGAGCTTCCGGGCGATGTGCTGGTGCTCCCGGCCGGTCTATGGGCGGCGAAGGAAGGAACAGTAACCAACGCCTTTGGAATGGAGCTGAGGGTCGGTAAGGCGGTTGAAGAGGTCAACAGAGCCCTTGAGCTCTTCTCTCCCTGA